In the genome of Longimicrobium sp., the window CCGGGTCTCTGCGCCTCCGCGTCCCTGCGATTCCGCCGGTCTACAGCGTCGGCGCGAACGTGGCCAGGATCAGGTAGCTGATCGCCGACATCAGCGCCGCCGCGGGAATCGTGAGCACCCAGGCCCACACGATCCGCCCCGCGATCCCCCAGCGCACCGCCGAAAGCCGCGTCGTGGCACCCACGCCCACGATGGACCCCGTGATGGTGTGCGTGGTGCTCACCGGAATGCCGAAGTTGGTGGCGATCAGGATGCTCATGGCCCCGCCCGTCTCGGCGCAGAACCCGCCCACCGGCTTCAGCCGGGTGATGCGCGACCCCATGGTGTGCACGATCCGCCACCCGCCGAACAGCGTGCCGACGGAAAGGGCGGTGTAGGCGCATACCTCCACCCACAACGGGATGGTCTCGGCGTTGGGCACGTAGAGCAGGTGCAGGAACCCCGTCTCCTGCGCGAAGATGTGGTTCACCGACACCAGCAGCGAAACGATGATGCCCATCGTCTTCTGCGCGTCGTTGGCCCCGTGCGAAAGCGAAAAGAGCGCCGAGCTGGCCAGCTGCGCGCCCTTGAAGAAGCGGTCCGCGGGGCCGCGCGGCACCCGGTGGAAGAGCCAGCTCACCAGCACCATCAGCCCGAAGCCCAGCAACATGCCGATCAGGGGCGAAAGCACGATGAACGCCAGCGTCTGGATCCACTTGGTGCCCCACTCGATGGCCCCCATCCCCGCCGCCGCCACGGCCGAGCCCGCGTAGCCGCCGATCAGCGCGTGCGAGGAGCTGCTGGGAAGCCCGTACACCCAGGTGATCAGGTTCCAGATGATGGCCCCGGACAGGCCGCCCAGGATCACCGTGGGCGTAACCACGTCCAGGTCGATCATCCCCTTGCCGATGGCCTTGGCCACGGCCGTGCCCACGATGAACAGGGCGGCGAAGTTGAAGAACGCGGCCCACAGCACCGCCGGGAACGGCTTCAGCACGCGGGTGCCCACGACCGTGGCGATGGAGTTCGCCGAGTCGTGGAAGCCGTTGATGAAGTCGAACGCGAAGGCGACCAGGACGATCAGGACGACGTAGGTGACCACGGCGGCCCTACCCGTTCTTCAGGGCGATGCTTTCCAGCACGTTCGACACGTTGTCGCACTGGTCGATCGCGTCTTCGAGCTTGTCGTACAGCTCCATCCACTTGATCACTTCCAGCGGGTCGGGGTGCCCGGAGAACAGCTCGCCCACGGCCTCGGCGTAGATGGCGTCGCCCTCCTCCTCCAGCGCCTTGAGAGCCCGGGTGTGGTCCAGCATCATCTTGGGCTTCTTCATGTTGCGCACGGCCGTCTCGATCTGGCTGGCCGCGCGCTTCAGCACGTCGGCCAGGCGCGCCGCGTGGACCGGGGCGGCCGTCAGGTGAAACATCTGCGCGCGGCGCACGGTGCCGTCCAGCAGGTCGATCACGTCGTCCAGCCGCGAGGTGAGCAGGTGGATGTCTTCGCGGTCCAGCGGCGTGATGAAGCTGCGGTCGATGCGCACGATCACGTCGTGGGTGATCTCGTCGGCCTCGTGCTCGCGCTTCTTGACTTCGGCCGCCAGCTCCGTGAGCCGCGCGGGATCGGCGAACAGCTGCGCGACCAGGTCGGCGCACTCGCACAGGAGGCGCGCGAGGTCGTTGAACATCGGGAAGAACTTTTCGTCACGCGGAATCAGGCCCACGTCGTCCTCCAGAA includes:
- a CDS encoding inorganic phosphate transporter, which produces MVTYVVLIVLVAFAFDFINGFHDSANSIATVVGTRVLKPFPAVLWAAFFNFAALFIVGTAVAKAIGKGMIDLDVVTPTVILGGLSGAIIWNLITWVYGLPSSSSHALIGGYAGSAVAAAGMGAIEWGTKWIQTLAFIVLSPLIGMLLGFGLMVLVSWLFHRVPRGPADRFFKGAQLASSALFSLSHGANDAQKTMGIIVSLLVSVNHIFAQETGFLHLLYVPNAETIPLWVEVCAYTALSVGTLFGGWRIVHTMGSRITRLKPVGGFCAETGGAMSILIATNFGIPVSTTHTITGSIVGVGATTRLSAVRWGIAGRIVWAWVLTIPAAALMSAISYLILATFAPTL
- a CDS encoding DUF47 domain-containing protein gives rise to the protein MWAAADARHPANPPAAVTKLEFLEDDVGLIPRDEKFFPMFNDLARLLCECADLVAQLFADPARLTELAAEVKKREHEADEITHDVIVRIDRSFITPLDREDIHLLTSRLDDVIDLLDGTVRRAQMFHLTAAPVHAARLADVLKRAASQIETAVRNMKKPKMMLDHTRALKALEEEGDAIYAEAVGELFSGHPDPLEVIKWMELYDKLEDAIDQCDNVSNVLESIALKNG